In one window of Lampris incognitus isolate fLamInc1 chromosome 3, fLamInc1.hap2, whole genome shotgun sequence DNA:
- the LOC130110608 gene encoding cytochrome c oxidase assembly factor 6 homolog, with protein MTAPNSAERRACWGARDELWKCLDDNGDQLSSCQKLQEEFESRCPAQWVKYFAKRRDYLKFKEKMQTEGFKPAEGPQTS; from the exons ATGACGGCCCCGAACTCGGCCGAGAGGAGAGCGTGCTGGGGGGCCCGGGACGAGCTTTGGAAGTGTCTGGACGACAACGGCGACCAGCTGTCTTCCTGCCAGAAGCTCCAGGAGGAGTTTGAATCCCGGTGCCCGGCTCAGTGG gtgaAATATTTCGCCAAGCGGAGAGACTACCTGAAGTTCAAGGAAAAGATGCAGACGGAGGGATTCAAACCTGCTGAAGGCCCTCAGACATCTTGA